The sequence GCGACCCTGCTGGTGATCGACGCCGAGGCCGCTCGTGCGATCTGGTGCCACGCCGGCGACACTCGTCTCTACCTCATTCGCGATGGCCGCATTGTCCACCGCTCACGCGACCACAGTCTGGTGCAGAACCTGATCGACGCCGGCTATGGCGGCGAGGAGATCATTCGGGGCCATCCCCAGCGCAGCCTGCTGACCTCAGCCGTTGGCTCCGACGACCCGATCGAGCTCGCCGTGGGAGGCGAGAACCTCTCCTTGCTGGCCGGTGACGTTTTCCTGATCTGCACGGATGGCTGGTGGGAATACGTCGACGAGCCCCTCATGCTCGAACTGCTCGCGCGGAGCGGCTCACCGGAAGACTGGCTCGCCCGCATGTCGGCCGCGCTCAACGGCACGGTCAATGGCGAGAATGACAATTACACTGCCATGTGCATTTACGTTGAAGCGGTCGAGTCGCCCACGACCGTCATCCGGCCCGCGGAAGCCGAAACCGCAGCCGGAGTCCTCTCACTAGGAGACCCAGCATGACCGCCCGTTTTCCCTCGGCCCGTCGCGCCCTCGCTGCCGCGCTGCTTCCGCTGCTCGTACCGGCGTTTACAGGCTGCGCGACGGTCGATGACAAGACCCAGAGTGCTGGCATCGGTGCGGCCCTCGGTTGCGCAGCCGGTGCAGTGCTCGCCAAAGTCACTGACAACGACATGGCAACCGCCTGTGCCGCAGGTGCCGTGATCGGCGGCATCATCGGCTACCAGAAAGCCCGCAACGCGGAAATCGAGCAGGCCAACCAGGCGGCTCAGGCGGTCACTGCCGTCCCGGGCGCCAAGCCCGCGCCGGTCCAGACCGAGCAGGTCGCGGTAAAGGACAAGAGCACTGGAAAAACCGAGCAGGTTGCGGCCTTCAAGTCCGTCTCGGTAGACATCCCTGCAAGCCAGATCAACACGCCCGAAGGCAAGGAAGCCCTGCGCAAACTCAACGACTACGCGCGCAAGGTCGCCGCGGAACGCGGGGAAACGGTAGACGTCACGTACGCCGCGAACTCGCCCGACAGCGTCAAGCAGAAAGTTGCGCTGGAGAAGACGCGCGAAACCGTCGGCAAAGGAACAGTCGTGCGCAATCTGAGCTATGACACCCAGATTCCCAAGAACATCTACCGCGTCAGCGTAGAGGTCAAGAATCCGACGCGTGTAGAAGTCTGATCAGACCAGCACGCTCGCTCAGACGAAAAAAAGGGCGCGTCCGATGACGCGCCCTTTTCGTTCCCGGCCCACTCCCGATGTCCGCGCCAGCGGCACCGGGCGCATCACTCGATCGAGCGGGCTTACGGGGCGGCGGAGTTCCAGCGGTCAGGGTTTGACGCCAGCATCGGCTTTTGCCAAGCCGGACTTGTCGAGTCGAATCAAGGTTTCGATAAGCAGGACGTCAGGATCACCGCCCTTGCGTGCCCCCGCTGCGGATGGCTTGCCCGCCTTCCGCTCGGAATTTCCCTGCACGCGCACGGCGTCCTTTCGTTTTGCTTCACCGCCCGCAGGGCGTGACGGCGTCGCTGCATTCGCTGACGTGACGCTCAAGGCAACCGGTGCCGGCACGGGGTTCTCGGCCGTCAGCGCCTTCACCGCACTTCCATCCGTCTGCAACGTCCCTCCTGGTTCCGCAAGAGCCAGGCCAGAAGGAGCAGACAACGAAGACGCCTCCGGAAGATGCTCGTCGCTGATCTGCGCCGCGGCAGCCGGCACCGGCGGTTGGGCTTGAGCCGCCGCAGGCTTGTCCGCGCCGCGGACCGCAAGCTGCTCCGCAGACGCCACAGCTTCGCCCAGCGGGGCACGCTGCGTCGAGAAATCGAAGGCCGCATAGACACCTACGGCCACCGCCAGCAAGCCAATCGCCGATCCCGCCCGCAAAAGCCTGCTCCCACCCGGCCCTCGTGTCGCCTGAGCGGGCCCGAGCGTCACCAGCACGGGCACCCCGTCCGCAAGCACTTCGCTGCCTAGAAACAGACTGGGCATCCGCGGCGCAGACGGCACCGGCTCAAACGATTCCTGCATGACGCGATTCCTTGATCGGCAAAACCGGACACTGCCGGGACACAAACGATCCCTCGTTCCGCACAGTCGGGCATGCAAAAAGTCTCAGCCAATTTGCATACGCCTTCAAAAGCCCCATGGCGAACGTATATTCTATGCGCTTCGCATCGCGCAAAACACTAACAAGTTCTCGCCTGCCGACGGCATGAACAACAAAAGAGAACGACCGCTCGTGCATGACTTCCGCATTTCCCCGCTCCGCTCGGACCGTCCGGCTCGAGTCAGCCCCCACAAACGATGACCGAGAACTCGAGCGCCGCCGCGCTGGCGCTTGCCGCATTCGGCTATCTGGCAACGATTTCCGTCGCATTGGCCTTCTGCCTGTTCGGTGGACTCCGGGCTGCCGCGCGCAACCGCCTCTTCACAGCCTGGAGCGCGATCTTGCAGGCCGCCACGCGGTTGCCGCGGCGCATGAACTTGTCAAATGCCGTCGTCACCCCGGGCCCGCAGGGAATCGCACGGAAGACACCGAATCCAGCCTGGATCGTGCTTCTCCTGATCGCCGTGCCGCTCTCTGCGCTCGTCGGTGCTCGGCGCTGGATGCATCTGGAGGGTTACGCGGACCTTGGCCTGCCGGGGAGTCAGGTCGTTGCGGGCCTGCTCGCCGGAGAGCGTCTCAGTCCTCCGCTTCCGCTGCCGCCCGAAGTCTTCACGACGCGCGAGCTGCTCGCCGAGCGCCCGCTCATTGCGTCCGCGAGCCGGGACTGGAATCTGCTGGACGACGACTTCTCGCAGAAGCTGCTGCATCTCTTTCAGCAGATGCGCGACGAGGGATACGAAATGGTGCTTCTTGAAGGCTATCGCAGCCCCGAGCGCCAGCAGAAGCTCGCGGACGAAGGCCCTCAGGTCACGCGCGCGGGAGCCTTCCAGAGCTACCACCAGTACGGGCTCGCCGCGGACTGCGCGTTCTTGCGTCAAGGTCGCATCGTGATCTCGGAGCGCGACCCTTGGGCGATGCGTGGATATCAAAGGTATGGCGAGCTGGCCGAATCCCTCGGCCTGACCTGGGGAGGACGCTGGAAGATGATGGATCTGGGCCACGTTGAACTGCGCGGCACGCGCAAGCTCGACCCCGCGCGAACGGGTTCCCAATGAGCCGCCCGCTGATTCTGGTCGGCGACCAGACGAGCCACGGCGGGGTCGTCATCACGGGCACACCTTCAA is a genomic window of Niveibacterium sp. SC-1 containing:
- a CDS encoding PP2C family serine/threonine-protein phosphatase, with protein sequence MFAIKTAYLSEKGGRVRNEDACGYWVSGHLGCWVVSDGAGGHGSGDVASRIVVSTILQTFSQNAFVAAEYAAQLLHTANNAVINAKRSGITRDNMHATATLLVIDAEAARAIWCHAGDTRLYLIRDGRIVHRSRDHSLVQNLIDAGYGGEEIIRGHPQRSLLTSAVGSDDPIELAVGGENLSLLAGDVFLICTDGWWEYVDEPLMLELLARSGSPEDWLARMSAALNGTVNGENDNYTAMCIYVEAVESPTTVIRPAEAETAAGVLSLGDPA
- a CDS encoding glycine zipper domain-containing protein, which gives rise to MTARFPSARRALAAALLPLLVPAFTGCATVDDKTQSAGIGAALGCAAGAVLAKVTDNDMATACAAGAVIGGIIGYQKARNAEIEQANQAAQAVTAVPGAKPAPVQTEQVAVKDKSTGKTEQVAAFKSVSVDIPASQINTPEGKEALRKLNDYARKVAAERGETVDVTYAANSPDSVKQKVALEKTRETVGKGTVVRNLSYDTQIPKNIYRVSVEVKNPTRVEV
- a CDS encoding M15 family metallopeptidase translates to MTENSSAAALALAAFGYLATISVALAFCLFGGLRAAARNRLFTAWSAILQAATRLPRRMNLSNAVVTPGPQGIARKTPNPAWIVLLLIAVPLSALVGARRWMHLEGYADLGLPGSQVVAGLLAGERLSPPLPLPPEVFTTRELLAERPLIASASRDWNLLDDDFSQKLLHLFQQMRDEGYEMVLLEGYRSPERQQKLADEGPQVTRAGAFQSYHQYGLAADCAFLRQGRIVISERDPWAMRGYQRYGELAESLGLTWGGRWKMMDLGHVELRGTRKLDPARTGSQ